The genomic DNA GCTACAGGATCATGTTCCCTCCTTTCCGGTGGAAGAAGCTCTGACTCAGATACGCCTCGGAGTAGGCTTTAATCCCGAGGTCATCTTTCCTGATTTCGATCCCGTGCCAATTGCCGCTGCATCCATAGCACAGGTGCACCGCGCACGATTGGTGGACGGTGAGGAAGTAGTGGTAAAGGTGCGCCGACCCGGTATTGTAGAGCTGGTAGAAACGGATATCGACGCATTGATGGGTCTGGCTGTCCTGGCCGACCGCCATCTTCCTTCTTCGGACATATATGATCCTATCGGGCTTGTAAGGGAATTTGCACGAACCATACGGCGTGAGATGGATTTTACCCGTGAGGGACACACAATAGAAAGAATGTCACAGAATTTCGCAAAGGATCCCACCCTCTACTTCCCCAAGGTCTTTTGGGAATTCACTTCAAAAGCAGTGCTCACCATCGAGTACATCGACGGCATTAAGATCAATGACTTCGAGAAACTGGACCGGCAAGGGCTTGACAGGCGACTTATTGCACACCGTGGGGCCGATGCCTTCCTGAAGATGGTCCTTGTCCACGGCTTCTTCCATGGAGACCCCCACCCCGGTAATATCATGATCCTGCAGGAAAACGTCATCTGCCTCCTGGATTATGGGATGGTAGGGCGGATCGACAAGCACCTGAAGGAGTACCTGCTCGACATACTGCTTGCGATCATCAGGCGAGATGTGGATGAAGTGATTTCGCTGCTCGTCTACTCGGGGGACGTCCTCGACTCTGTCAACACAAGAGGGTTGCGGCGGGATCTTTCCGAGTTCATCGACAGCTATTACGAAGTACCTCTCCAGGAAATAGAAGTCGGGAGAATGCTGCAGGAATTCATTGAGATTATCACGACGCATCACATCAAGTTCCAACCAGACCTGCTCCTTCTTACCAAGGCACTCGTCACAATAGAAGGAATGGGCCGCAAGCTGGACCCGCAGTTCAACATGATAGAGCACCTGCGACCATTCGTGGACAGGGCTTATAAGGAGAGGATGTCCCCTCAGTACATGGCGAAAGAGGCCGGTAACCATCTCCTGTCATACCTGCAGCTGGCAAAGAACCTTCCTCGGGACATCAAGGAGTTCGTTAACCGGATAAACCGGAACAAGTTCAAGATCGACCTGGAACATCGCGGACTCGATCGGTTCATAAACGAGCTGGACAAATCCGCCAACCGGCTCTCTTCAAGCCTTATCATAGCTGCCCTAATTGTTGGTTCCTCACTCATTATGCAGACAGATAAAGGTCCGCACCTGCTGGGATTCCCTGTTTTTGCCCTTTTTGGCTACACCGTCGCCGGATTGATAGGTCTCTGGTGGGTGGTAGCCATCCTTCGTTCAGGCCGCCTATAGTGTGGCAACTTTGCAACACAACTCGTTGTTGATTTACCACACCCGCCTCCGCCGCCCCCATCACTTAAGGCCATTACCCCTCAAGCTGTTAATATTATTGAACATTGCACCCGGACATTTTAGTTAACGATTGGCCCATTCCTTGCTTGTAGTCGAAAGTACGTACACTGACTTTACCAAAGGGGCCGCCATGGCTTTTCAACAAACGATAAAAAACAAGGTTTCTTTTACTGGAATCGGTCTCCACTCCGGGGCGGACACCACCATAACCCTTCGTCCGGCTGAAGCAGGAACCGGCATAATTTTTCATCGAACAGACCTTGCACCGGCAGTCTCCATCGAAGCAACAGCGGAGAACGTCGTAAATACAAGACTTTCAACTACCATAGGAAAACATGGTGCCGTAGTCGCTACCATCGAGCATCTCATGGCTGCTCTTCGAGGATGTGGAATCGATAACGCACACATCGACATCAACGGGCCGGAAGTCCCGATAATGGATGGAAGTGCAACTCATTTCATGGAAGCTATCCGTAAAGCGGGCACTGCAACCTTGTCCAAATCGCGCAAGTTCCTCGTTATCAAGAAACCGATCACTATCATCGAAGGAGACAAGAAGATTTCGGTGATCCCCTCCCGATACTTCAAGGTCACCTTTGACATGAGCTTTAACCATCCAGCCGTACCCAGCCAGACAAAACATCTGGTATTCGATGAAGAAACATTTTCGGGAGAGTATGCACCAGCGCGGACCTTCGGCTTTCTTGCCGAAGTGGAAATGCTGAAGGCAAACGGACTTGCTCGGGGAGGCTCGCTGGAGAATGCGGTAGTGATCGGCGATAATGGCGTCATCAACGAAGAAGGGTTGAGGTACGACGATGAATTCGTACGGCACAAGATTCTCGACTCAGTGGGTGATCTGGCTCTCCTGGGGCACTACTTCTTCGGACATGTGAAGGCTTGCAAATCAGGACACGACCTCAACCATAAACTAGTGATGGAAATATTGAAAAGAACTGATTGCTGGAAACTGGTGGAATTCACCACTAAGGAAACTTCTTCGGTATTCACCCTTCCCCTCCCTGAGCTCGCTTGGCAGGAAGCTTGAACCGAAGACGGAGAGTGACTCAAGGATGCAGCCGGTTTCGCCGGCTGCATTTTTTATTGCGATTGTCTCCCCTCGCCAACTCCTTGCAATGAACTTGTCTTTCAGTTACAGTGAAGTCCGATGCACAACGGCAATAACCTACCCTCCAGCGAGATAAGGAAAAGGAAGCGCGAAGGGCTCATCATTGTCCTGTCGCTTTTCTTCATCATCGCTCTTACCGGCACAGAACTCCGTCTCTCAAAATTAAGTTCCGAAGTCCCGATGGGAAACAACATCGTCATCTTCGGCATCATCAACATCATCATTCTTCTTATAATTCTGCTCGTATACCTGGTCTTCCGCAACATTGCAAAGCTCATCCTGGAACGGCGGCAAAACGTCATCGGAGTCAAACTGAGAGCAAAGCTAGTACTGGCTTTTGTCGGCCTTTCACTGGTTCCGACCATGCTCCTTTTCTTTGTATCGGCAGGCTTCATCACCAACAGTGTCCAGAACTGGTTCAACACGCAAGTTGAAACATCTCTTAACGAATCGATGGAGGTAGCACAGACCTATTACAAATCGTCGGCAGCCAACGCGCTCTATTACGCCCGTCAATGCAGCGCAATGATCAAGGAACAGAAGCTTCTCAACGATGAAAATCTACCTCGCATGAAGGCACTTATAAGACAGAAACAGAAGGAGTATAACCTGAGTGTCGTGGAGGTATTTTCCGCTCAAAGGGAGGAACTGGTGCGAGCCTCCAATCCTCAACTCCCGAAGGCTGAGTTTACCAATCCTTCATCCGAGGACATAAATGTAGGATTAAATGGCAGGGAACTAACCCGAATCAACCCTGTAGGAAAGGCAGATCTCATTCGCGGGATTGTGCCTATCTATTCTAACTGGAACAACAAGGACGTCGTGGGAGTAGTAGTTGTAAACTACTACGTACCATATTCCCTCGTAAGCAAAATGAGGGAAATATCCACCTCCTACCAGGAGTTCCGACAACTTAAAATACTGAAGACCCCGATCACCACCGGTTATATACTCACTTTGTTCCTTATCACAATGGTGATAGTTTTTTTAGCTGTATGGTTCGGGATATATCTGGCGAAAAGCCTCACAATCCCAATACAGGAGCTTGCGGAAGCCACTCGTCAGGTAGCGGAAGGGAATCTGAACATTTTTCTGGAGGAAAAGGGACAGGATGAAATAGGCATGCTGGTTTCCTCCTTCAACAAAATGACGGAAGACTTGCGCAGCAATCAGCTAGTACTGAAACAGAGTAACGAAGAGGTCATCCGGAGCAACCTTGAACTGGAACAACGTCGCATATACATGGAAACAGTGCTGAAAAATGTGACCGCCGGAGTCATCTCCGTTGATAAAAATGGTGCCCTTACAACGATAAACAAATCAGCAGAAAAACTACTGAATATTAAGACAGTAGAAGTGATGGGTAAGAATTTTAAAGATGTGCTGCGCACCAGCCATCTTGATATTGCCAAGGATATTCTTCGAGATATGGTTCTGTCGAAACGAGACAGCATCAGCAAGCAGGTCACCGTGCCGGTAAAGGAAGGTGACATGACTCTGCTGGTGAATGTTACCATACTCAAAGATGATAACGATGAATTCCTGGGCACTGTAGTAGTCTTCGACGACCTTACACACCTGATTAAAGCGCAGCGAATGGCAGCATGGCGAGAGGTCGCCCGCCGCATTGCACATGAAATCAAAAATCCTCTTACCCCAATACAGCTTTCGGCACAGCGGTTACGTAAGCGCTATCTAGGCAGGTTCGGTGAGGAAGAAAAGGTATTCGACGAGTGCACCGACATGATTATCAAGTCTGTCGATGAGTTGAAGACACTTGTTGATGAGTTCTCGCACTTCGCGCGTATGCCGTCAGCCCATCCGCGCCCCAACAACCTGAACGAAATCATAAAAGAAGCTGTCTCTCTGTACCAGCAGGCACACAGAACAGTTACGTTCCAAGTCTCTGCAGACGAAGATATGCCTCTGCTGCAACTTGACCGTGACCAGATAAAGCGGGTCATCATCAACCTGCTTGATAACGCCATTGCAGCACTTGACAATGATGGTGTGATCGAGGTTATCAGCTGCTATAACCCAGAATTGCGAATGGTGACATGTGTTGTAGCTGATAACGGTCATGGGATACCCCCGGAAGATCGCCCTCGCTTGTTCGAACCTTACTTTTCCACAAAAAAAACCGGTACTGGGCTAGGTCTGGCCATAGTCAACACCATTATTTCCGATCACCATGCCTTCATCCGTGTGAAAGACAACTACCCGAAAGGTACTCGCTTTATAATTGAATTTCCCGCCACTGAAGGCACCACTTGAAACCTGCCTATCGTACCTCATAAGGTGTGTTACAAAACCCACAACAGCGGTGAAGACAACGGGGACGCGCATTTGAAGCGTACGCTGATGGGCGAGAGGTAGTGGTAGCGATAACAGGAGGGGAACTCGATTTAGGGCCATGGGAGCAAATATTCTATGGAGAGTTCGACGGAATGCGTCGCAAGCGAGTGCTGGTGAAGATCATAGGGGAGTAGGAGGATTCTCAGGGGCTCTTAGAAAGCCTAAGTTCTTCCGCCGGAGGTTTCGAGAGAAGGTATCGAATGAGTGACACGACGTGAAGGAACTGGGAGAAGAAATAAGAAAGCCCCACCACTTTCGTGATGGGGCTTTTAATATAATTCCCGGCGGCGACCTACTCTCCCACACCGCTTCCAGTGCAGTACCATCGGCCCAGAGAGGCTTAACTTCCGTGTTCGGGATGGGAACGGGTGTGACCCTCTCGGCATAGCCACCGAGAAACTCTTTCGTGCTTTTTATGCACGTGAATTTATCTCGGCAATCGCATAGATTTTTCGATTTGTAGTGATTGGGTAAGAGTTGATAAGGAGGGGGTGGGGTTACCACCCCCGAAAATAATTTTTTATGGTCAAGCCTCACGGCCGATTAGTACCGGTCAGCTGAGTGCATTGCTGCACTTACACACCCGGCCTATCAACGTTGTGGTCTACAACGGGCCTTCAGGGGATTGCTCCCGGGGATACCTAATCTTGAAGGAGGCTTCCCGCTTAGATGCTTTCAGCGGTTATCCTTTCCGTACATAGCTACCCAGCGAATGCTCCTGGCGGAACAACTGGAACACTAGAGGTACGTCCATCCCGGTCCTCTCGTACTAAGGACAGCTCTTCTCAAGTATCCTGCGCCCACGGCAGATAGGGACCAAACTGTCTCACGACGTTTTAAACCCAGCTCGCGTACCGCTTTAATTGGCGAACAGCCAAACCCTTGGGACCTACTTCAGCCCCAGGATGCGATGAGCCGACATCGAGGTGCCAAACCTCCCCGTCGATGTGAACTCTTGGGGGAGATCAGCCTGTTATCCCCGGAGTACCTTTTATCCGTTGAGCGACGGCCCTTCCATACAGAACCGCCGGATCACTAAGACCTACTTTCGTACCTGCTCGACTTGTTGGTCTCGCAGTCAAGCTCCCTTATGCCTTTACACTCTACGACCGGTTTCCAATCGGTCTGAGGGAACCATCGCGCGCCTCCGTTACTCTTTGGGAGGCGACCGCCCCAGTCAAACTACCCACCAGACAGTGTCCCCGACCCGGATGACGGGCCTGGGTTAGACACCCAAAACAACCAGGGTGGTATTTCAAGGTTGGCTCCACCGATACTGGCGTACCAGCTTCAAAGCCTCCCACCTATCCTACACAAGCTATTCCGAATGTCACTGTCAAGCTGTAGTAAAGGTTCACGGGGTCTTTCCGTCTTGCCGCGGGTACTCGGCATCTTCACCGAGAATTCAATTTCGCTGAGCCACTGGTTGAGACAGCGCGGAAATCGTTACGCCATTCGTGCAGGTCGGAACTTACCCGACAAGGAATTTCGCTACCTTAGGACCGTTATAGTTACGGCCGCCGTTTACCGGGGCTTCGGTTCAAAGCTTCACCTTGCGGTTAACAAATCCCCTTAACCTTCCGGCACCGGGCAGGCGTCAGACCCTATACATCGTCTTTCGACTTAGCAGAGTCCTGTGTTTTTAGTAAACAGTCGCTACCGCCATTTCTCTGCGACCCCCTCGGGCTTCACGTGCGTATCGCTACACCCAAAGAGGCACACCTTCTCCCGAAGTTACGGTGTCATTTTGCCGAGTTCCTTAACCAGTGTTCTCTCAAGCACCTTAGGATTTTCTCCTCACCCACCTGAGTCGGTTTACGGTACGGTCACCTATGAACTGAAGCTTAGAGGCTTTTCTTGGAAGCATGGGATCAACGACTTTGTGAGCATACGCTCTCGTCATCACCTCTCGACGTTAGCAGGGAAAGGGATTTGCCTCTCTCCCCCGTCTACAGGCTTAAACCGGGACGTCCAGCACCCGGATCGCCTACCCTTCTCCGTCCCCCCATCGCATTCATAGGTGGTACAGGAATATTAACCTGTTTCCCATCAACTACGCCTTTCGGCCTCGCCTTAGGGACCGACTAACCCTACGCAGATTACCTTTACGTAGGAAACCTTGGGTTTTCGGTGTGCGGGTTTCTCGCCCGCATTTTCGCTACTCATGTCAGCATAATCTCTTGTGATACCTCCAGCCGTCCTCGCGGTCGACCTTCGCAGGCTTACACAATGCTCCCCTACCACTCGCACCTTAAAATGCGAATCCGTAGCTTCGGTACTATGCTTGAGCCCCGTTACATTTTCCGCGCAGACCCACTCGACCAGTGAGCTATTACGCTTTCTTTAAAGGATGGCTGCTTCTAAGCCAACCTCCTGGTTGTCTGGGCATTTCCACATCGTTTTCCACTTAGCATAGATTTTGGGACCTTAGCTGACGGTCTGGGCTGTTTCCCTTTCGACTACGGATCTTATCACCCGCAGTCTGACTCCCACGATAACACTTAGCGGTATTCGGAGTTTGGTTAGGTTTGGTAATCTGGTAGGACCCCTAGCCCATCCAGTGCTCTACCCCCGCTAGTTACTTCGTGAGGCTATACCTAAATATATTTCGGGGAGAACCAGCTATCTCCGAGCTTGATTAGCCTTTCACTCCGATCCACAGCTCATCCCCTGGCTTTTCAACGCCAGTGGGTTCGGGCCTCCACGCGGTGTTACCCGCGCTTCACCCTGGCCATGGATAGATCGCCCGGTTTCGGGTCTACTCCCTGCAACTATGTCGCCCTGTTCAGACTCGCTTTCGCTGCGGCTCCGTTCTACGAACTTAACCTCGCTGCAAAGAGTAACTCGCTGACTCATTATGCAAAAGGCACGCGGTCACACTGACTTGCGTCATAGTGCTCCCACTGCTTGTAGGCATACGGTTTCAGGTTCTATTTCACCCTCCTCATCGGAGTACTTTTCACCTTTCCCTCACGGTACTGGTGCACTATCGGTCAGAGAGTAGTATTTAGCCTTGGGAGATGGTCCTCCCAGATTCCCACCGGGTTTCACGTGCCCGGCGGTACTCGGGGACACCCTAGGGTGAATCAAGGTTTCGGATACGGGGCTATCACCCACTATGGCCGGACTTTCCAGACCGTTCTCCTACCCATCATCAATCCCACGTCGGGGCCCCACAACCCCCAAATCACCGAGGTGATTCAGGTTTGGGCTGTTCCGCTTTCGCTCGCCACTACTGACGGAATCACTATTGTTTTCTTTTCCTGCGGGTACTTAGATGTTTCAGTTCCCCGCGTTCGCCTCATGTACCTATGTATTCAGTACATGATTCTGGAGCATTACCTCCAGAGGGTTTCCCCATTCGGAAATCCCCGGATCAAAGCCTGTTTAGCGGCTCCCCGAGGCTTATCGCAGCTTACCACGTCCTTCATCGCCTCTCTCTGCCTAGGCATCCACCGTACGCCCTTAGTAGCTTGACCATAAAAAAATCATAAACTTAATCAATTCTACCCGTGCGCACTCATATCTTTCGATACTCATGCCTACTACAAATCTTCTATGCAATTGTCAAAGAACGGTGTATGAGCAACAATTCGTTGCCCTACGTAAACTTGGTGGAGGTGAACGGGATCGAACCGATGACCTCCTGCGTGCAAGGCAGGCGCTCTCCCAGCTGAGCTACACCCCCAAGTAATCTGGTGGGCCTGGGTGGACTCGAACCACCGACCTCACGATTATCAGTCGTGTGCTCTAGCCAGCTGAGCTACAGGCCCGTTCGGCTTCGACTTTGCTCGCCTGGCGGCGTTGGCTTCGTCTTCAGCTCGGTCCAACGTAGCGCTGCCACGCCTCCCTCGCCTCATCCTTGCCGCCTTGCCAGCCAAGCAAATCCGAACCCTCACCGGTCGACATAACTGCCTACCGGGGGCCCGTCAGTCATCGCTAACCATTCACTTCAACTTGTAGAGAACAAAACGTGCTGACTAGCAGCACGTCCGCAGAGACCTTGGTCTCTCAAAACTAAATAGTAGACTTCTAAAAATTGCGGGACTGACCTAGATAACCTTGGAGGCTTGAAGCCTCTAGGCTCCTTAGAAAGGAGGTGATCCAGCCGCAGGTTCCCCTACGGCTACCTTGTTACGACTTCACCCCAGTCACCGACCATTCCTTAGGGCGCTGCCTCCCCGAGGGGTTAGCTCACGCACTTCGGGACCAATCGACTCCCGTGGTGTGACGGGCGGTGTGTACAAGGCCCGGGAACGTATTCACCGCGGCATGCTGATCCGCGATTACTAGCGATTCCAACTTCATGGAGTCGAGTTGCAGACTCCAATCCGAACTGAGACCGGCTTTTTGAGATTGGCTCCACCTCACGGTATCGCAACTCTTTGTACCGGCCATTGTAGCACGTGTGTAGCCCTGGACATAAGGGCCATGAGGACTTGACGTCATCCCCACCTTCCTCCGGTTTAACACCGGCAGTCTCTTCAGAGTGCCCAACTAAATGATGGCAACTGAAGATAGGGGTTGCGCTCGTTGCGGGACTTAACCCAACATCTCACGACACGAGCTGACGACAGCCATGCAGCACCTGTCTTGCGGCTCCCGAAGGCACTCCCTACTTTCATAGGGATTCCGCAGATGTCAAGCCCAGGTAAGGTTCTGCGCGTTGCGTCGAATTAAACCACATGCTCCACCGCTTGTGCGGGCCCCCGTCAATTCCTTTGAGTTTTAGTCTTGCGACCGTACTTCCCAGGCGGAGTACTTAATGCGTTAGCTGCGGCACTGCAGGGGTCAATACCCGCAACACCTAGTACTCATCGTTTACGGCGTGGACTACCAGGGTATCTAATCCTGTTTGCTCCCCACGCTTTCGCGTCTCAGCGTCAATATCGGTCCAGGTAGCCGCCTTCGCCACCGGTGTTCCTCCTAATATCTACGGATTTCACTCCTACACTAGGAATTCCACTACCCTCTCCCGTATTCAAGTTCTCCAGTATCCAATGCACTTCCCAGGTTGGGCCCGGGGCTTTCACATCAGACTTAAAGAACCGCCTACACGCGCTTTACGCCCAATAATTCCGAACAACGCTCGCACCCTCCGTATTACCGCGGCTGCTGGCACGGAGTTAGCCGGTGCTTCCTTCAGAGGTACCGTCAAGTACAATGGGTATTAACCACCGTACATTTCTTTCCTCTAGACAGAGCTTTACGACCCGAAGGCCTTCATCACTCACGCGGCGTTGCTGCGTCAGGGTTTCCCCCATTGCGCAAAATTCCCCACTGCTGCCTCCCGTAGGAGTCTGGACCGTGTCTCAGTTCCAGTGTGGCTGATCATCCTCTCAGACCAGCTAACCATCGTAGCCTTGGTAGGCCTTTACCCCACCAACTAGCTAATGGTACGCGGACTCATCCGATGACAAGAGGCCCGAAGGTCCCCCTCTTTTCCCGCAAGATCCGAAGACCCCGTGGGCTTATCCGGTATTAGCACCCCTTTCGAGATGTTATCCCAGATCATCGGGCAGATTATCCACGCGTTACTCACCCGTGCGCCACTAGATTGCAGAGCAAGCCCCGCAATCCCGTTCGACTTGCATGTGTTAAGCACGCCGCCAGCGTTCGTTCTGAGCCAGGATCAAACTCTCCAGTTTTTTATACTGAAAAATTCGAAACTAACAAACTAAACTGACTTATTGAACCCGCAATTTAATTCCGTCTACTATTTAGTTTTCAAAGACCAAGCGGCTTTCGCTTTTCGTTGCCGCAGACTTGGCAAGTTATCAAAACCAGCTTCACCTGTCAACAACTTTTTTTCTACCGCTTTTTCTACTCACCCGCCGACAAAACCCCCGACGGAAACTCCTACCTTAACAACCTTCCCATCTCTTGTCAACTTCTTTTTTGCTGCGGGCGCTTCCTGCTCACCCTCTCGCCACCGCGATGCCTACTACTCGCTGAAACGAAGGACGTTTATAGCAAGGATCGGATTGCTGGTCAACTGCTTTGTTGTTAATTTTATCCAAGGAATATAATCTTGGCAAATCTGCGTTTCCCAACCTGAAGAATATGCTCCCCGGTGCACGCGATCTCCAAATTCTCGTCAGCAATCTTTTCCCCATCCAACTTAACTCCACCTTGAAGAATAGCGCGACGTCCTTCACTGTTTGACTTTACTAGACCTGCCTCAGCTAGGACTTTGCAGAGAAGAGCATGTGACGTGCCTGGTGAAAGCTTGACTTCAGCCAGATCCTCCGGAATTTGGTTATCCTTGAAGCGCTTCACGAAGCTTTCTTCTGCCAGTGCAGCCGCCTGAAGGCCATGATAGCGCGCCACAATCTCACGCCCCAACTGCTTTTTCGCGTCCATAGGGTGAATACTGCGGTCCCTCAAGCCAAGCTTGAGATTTGCTAGCTCAGTTAACGACAAGTCGCTTAACAACTCGTAGTAGCGAATCATCAATTCATCTGAAATAGACATTATCTTTCCGAATATTTCATCGGCAGGTTCGTTGATGCCTATATAATTCCCGAGGGACTTGCTCATTTTGTTGAAGCCGTCCAAACCCTCAAGAAGAGGCATAGTAATAACTGTCTGCGGCTTCTGTCCCCACTCTCTTTGAAGCTCGCGGCCGACAAGGAGATTGAATTTCTGGTCTGTCCCCCCAAGCTCCACGTCAGCTTCGAGGGCAACAGAATCATATCCCTGAATAAGTGGATATAAAAACTCATGGATGCTGATGGGTAACTGATTCGCGTATCGCTTCCCGAAGTCATCACGCTCAA from Geobacter sp. DSM 9736 includes the following:
- the lpxC gene encoding UDP-3-O-acyl-N-acetylglucosamine deacetylase, whose protein sequence is MAFQQTIKNKVSFTGIGLHSGADTTITLRPAEAGTGIIFHRTDLAPAVSIEATAENVVNTRLSTTIGKHGAVVATIEHLMAALRGCGIDNAHIDINGPEVPIMDGSATHFMEAIRKAGTATLSKSRKFLVIKKPITIIEGDKKISVIPSRYFKVTFDMSFNHPAVPSQTKHLVFDEETFSGEYAPARTFGFLAEVEMLKANGLARGGSLENAVVIGDNGVINEEGLRYDDEFVRHKILDSVGDLALLGHYFFGHVKACKSGHDLNHKLVMEILKRTDCWKLVEFTTKETSSVFTLPLPELAWQEA
- the tyrS gene encoding tyrosine--tRNA ligase, translated to MTVAGQMEIIKRGTVEILLENELREKLENSARTGVPLKIKAGFDPTAPDLHLGHTVLLHKLRHFQQLGHDIYFLIGDFTGMIGDPTGKSETRKALSREDVARNAETYKEQVFKILDPVKTRVVFNSEWLAKLSATEMIGLAARYTVARMLERDDFGKRYANQLPISIHEFLYPLIQGYDSVALEADVELGGTDQKFNLLVGRELQREWGQKPQTVITMPLLEGLDGFNKMSKSLGNYIGINEPADEIFGKIMSISDELMIRYYELLSDLSLTELANLKLGLRDRSIHPMDAKKQLGREIVARYHGLQAAALAEESFVKRFKDNQIPEDLAEVKLSPGTSHALLCKVLAEAGLVKSNSEGRRAILQGGVKLDGEKIADENLEIACTGEHILQVGKRRFAKIIFLG
- a CDS encoding PAS domain-containing sensor histidine kinase → MHNGNNLPSSEIRKRKREGLIIVLSLFFIIALTGTELRLSKLSSEVPMGNNIVIFGIINIIILLIILLVYLVFRNIAKLILERRQNVIGVKLRAKLVLAFVGLSLVPTMLLFFVSAGFITNSVQNWFNTQVETSLNESMEVAQTYYKSSAANALYYARQCSAMIKEQKLLNDENLPRMKALIRQKQKEYNLSVVEVFSAQREELVRASNPQLPKAEFTNPSSEDINVGLNGRELTRINPVGKADLIRGIVPIYSNWNNKDVVGVVVVNYYVPYSLVSKMREISTSYQEFRQLKILKTPITTGYILTLFLITMVIVFLAVWFGIYLAKSLTIPIQELAEATRQVAEGNLNIFLEEKGQDEIGMLVSSFNKMTEDLRSNQLVLKQSNEEVIRSNLELEQRRIYMETVLKNVTAGVISVDKNGALTTINKSAEKLLNIKTVEVMGKNFKDVLRTSHLDIAKDILRDMVLSKRDSISKQVTVPVKEGDMTLLVNVTILKDDNDEFLGTVVVFDDLTHLIKAQRMAAWREVARRIAHEIKNPLTPIQLSAQRLRKRYLGRFGEEEKVFDECTDMIIKSVDELKTLVDEFSHFARMPSAHPRPNNLNEIIKEAVSLYQQAHRTVTFQVSADEDMPLLQLDRDQIKRVIINLLDNAIAALDNDGVIEVISCYNPELRMVTCVVADNGHGIPPEDRPRLFEPYFSTKKTGTGLGLAIVNTIISDHHAFIRVKDNYPKGTRFIIEFPATEGTT
- the ubiB gene encoding 2-polyprenylphenol 6-hydroxylase, which translates into the protein MLNLLQLNRNIRTIRRYRQIVRVLIKYGFGNLLEFMNLSHLVAKSRKLLRREVPEMYQLSAAERMRLALEELGPTFIKFGQLLSTRPDVLPLSYIEEFSKLQDHVPSFPVEEALTQIRLGVGFNPEVIFPDFDPVPIAAASIAQVHRARLVDGEEVVVKVRRPGIVELVETDIDALMGLAVLADRHLPSSDIYDPIGLVREFARTIRREMDFTREGHTIERMSQNFAKDPTLYFPKVFWEFTSKAVLTIEYIDGIKINDFEKLDRQGLDRRLIAHRGADAFLKMVLVHGFFHGDPHPGNIMILQENVICLLDYGMVGRIDKHLKEYLLDILLAIIRRDVDEVISLLVYSGDVLDSVNTRGLRRDLSEFIDSYYEVPLQEIEVGRMLQEFIEIITTHHIKFQPDLLLLTKALVTIEGMGRKLDPQFNMIEHLRPFVDRAYKERMSPQYMAKEAGNHLLSYLQLAKNLPRDIKEFVNRINRNKFKIDLEHRGLDRFINELDKSANRLSSSLIIAALIVGSSLIMQTDKGPHLLGFPVFALFGYTVAGLIGLWWVVAILRSGRL